The Hordeum vulgare subsp. vulgare chromosome 4H, MorexV3_pseudomolecules_assembly, whole genome shotgun sequence genomic interval GTTTTGAAACAGCTAGATTTATGTTTGCCTCCGGTCCTTTTTCGTTCTCGCACACATACTTTTATGCTTTACCATCATCATACTATTGGTTTCTTAATTGTATCCCTTTACGCATCTTTCTTCTGTTGTCTACCTTTACTTGCTTCTTGATGAGACTGACCAACATACTTTATCTAACCAGACCATTGGAAGTGATCACAGTATTGTTCCGCCGGAGAATAATAATTCTGAAGTAGTGGATCGTTGTCATCATGACTTCCTGATGAAAGATGATTTGGGCATTGTATGTCGTGTTTGTGGTCTGATCCAGCAACACATTGAGAGTATTTTTGAGACAAACTGGAAAAAGGTATGGGGTTTCTGATCCAAATTAGTCTAATTTACTTTATTGAGTACTCTCTGGCGATATAATTACTGAAAGATCAAATGGCATTAACTAGTAATAACATCCTGTCAATCAATGCATTGGTTAGTTCTGGATGTTATTACTAGTTATTTGCCATTAATGATTGATAGACCAAACAAATTTCCTATACGAACACCCATTAGGCCATTACATGTATTTTAGCTTTTAAGTAACTAATGCAGTTGGACAACTCGAAAAAAACAACTAATGCAGTTGATTTTGTTTTTTAGTTTCTACTTCTCTCTCTTTGAATGAGGATTTTACTGGGATATATTTCAAATTTTGACTAAGTTAAATCCTATCCCAACCCCACATGTTAAGATGTAGATTTTGAAAAAGAACAATTCAATAATTCAATTTAGTTTCCATATTGGCGGAGCCACATCTCTCATTCCCTCTTTCTTGCATCAGCGTATGCAATCCAACAGAACGTACGCGCCAGAACCTAGAAACTACAATGATCTGGAGGCAACTACCAATCCTTCAGGAAATATTCTTCAGGTGGTCAGTGGTGCTCTATCGATCGACCCTCGGCATTCAGAACAGATGAAACCTCACCAAGTGGAAGGTTTTCAATTTTTGATCAAGAACTTGGCAGATGAGAACAACCCTGGGGGTTGTATTCTAGCACATGCACCAGGTTCTGGAAAGACCTTTATGGTAATTAGCTTTGTTCAAAGCTTCCTGGCCAGATACCCTACTGGAAGGCCGTTGATTATTCTTCCTAAGGGCATTATGGCAACATGGAGAGCAGAATTTCTCTATTGGCAAACTGACGAAATTCCCTTGTATGACTTCTACTCCAAAGGTGATAACTGGTCTGAACAACAACAGtcaaaaaagagaaaatgttCTGAACAACAACGGCCAAAGAAGAAAATACGGTCTGAACAACTCAAAGTGTTGAACATGTGGGAAGAAAAGAGAAGCGTATTGCTGCTAGGGTATCAGCAATTCGCAGGCATAATTTCTGATGAGGACACTTCTGATGCAGTAGCTGTCATGTGCCGAGAGAAGTTGTTGAAGGTCCCAAGCCTCGTCATTCTAGATGAAGGCCACACCCCGAGAAATGAGCAAACTAACTTACTCACTGCACTTGGAAGTATAAGAACTCCTAGAAAAGTGGTGCTCTCAGGAACCTTGTTTCAGAATCATGTAAgagaggttttcaacattttgaaCCTTGTGCGGCCAAAATTCCTGAAGATGGAGAAATCTCGTGCAATAGTGAAGCGTATGCTAAGCAAGGTTGATATGTTGGGGAAGAGTGCACGGTCAAAGTACACTTCAGATAAGTACTTCTATGATGTGGTTGAAGGAAACCTTAAAAAGGATGCAGATGATAAAATGAGAGTGATGATCATCCAGAATCTACGCGAGCTAACTGCGGATGTGCTCCACTATTATAAAGGTGAGCTTTTGGACGAGCTACCCGGACTTGTGGACTTCACTGTTTTTCTGAATATGAGTACCGAGCAGGAAGAGATCCTTAGGAGTTTGATGCGACTAGATAATTTTAGCAGAAAAACAGCATGCAGCGCTATTTATCTTCATCCTTGCTTAAAGAATATTCAGAATGATGAAGAGAAGAATCGAGATATTGCCGTTCAGAAGATTGATTCCATAATTAAAAGAGGAATCAATATCAAGGTTGGGGCAAAGGCAATGTTTGTATACAATTTGTTGTGTCTTTCAGAGGCTGCAGGAGAGAAGGTACTCGTGTTCAGCCGGTATCTGAACCCTCTGGTTTTCTTGGAAATGCTGCTCAGAAGAATGAAAGGATGGAAACCAGAGGTGCAGATGTTTAAGTTAAATGGTAAATTAACGCAAGAACAGCGAGACAAGGCGGTTGAGCGATTTAACCGCTCAGCGGATGCTAAAGTTTTGTTTGGTTCCATCAAGGCATGCGGCGAGGGCATCTCCCTTGTTGGTGCATCACGTGTTGTCATTCTGGAGGTCCATGAAAATCCCTCTGTGACGCGACAGGCAATCGGACGCGCATTCAGACCAGGGCAGTCCAAAATGGTGTATTGCTACCGCCTTGTTGCTGCTGACTCGCCAGAAGAGGAGGATCACAAAACAGCCTTGGGAAAAGAATGGGTATCCAAGATGTGGTTCGAATCGAACGAGCTTTGCACCAATGATGATTTTCAGCTTGCGTCTGTGGATGTTTCAGTCAGTGGGGACAGGTTTTTCGAAAGCCCTGAACTGCGGCAGGATGTCAAATCTCTACACAAAAGGTATGTATATCTTAATCATGAGAATAAATCTAACTAAACCTTTTGTTATTCTGCCAGAAGTTTGAATGCATCAATGAGTACACAATACTTCGTCTTGTTTGCAGGTGAACAACAGCGACAAGCGCTAACCAGTGAGAAAGAGAACAGGGGAAGGAACTGAAGCGAACTTTCCGTGCTTCTTTGGGGTATTTTGCTGATCGTCTGAAGTATGTAAGTCTGATCATCTCGAATGTTAAGGTGTCTAGTAGTGTCTATTTGTTGATATTTTCTCTCCATTAAAATTTTAAATGATGATGAATTCCTGGAGTCACGGTAATTTGGTACTGCTAATGACTATTCGGACGCAAGTTATCTAGGTTTCAGTCTTTGTTGTCCTGTGGAACCAATTGCGCGATGTTCGTTGTCTGATAAACAAATGTTTAACTGTATAAGAATTGTTACTTTTATTAATTTTACTGTCACGACCAATTGTGTATGTTACGGCTGCCTGAATCTGATGATTCTATGCCTGTCCATGGACATAATCTGAACATTTCACGCAGTGTCATGATACATTCGTCGACACATCATCAGGTTTTCTCAGGTTTAGAAAACCTGGTATTTTGACTTGCAAAGAAGTTCAGAAGAGTGATACGGAGTGCGGAAGCATGAGgcaaatgaagctcaacgtcaacttgAGGCAAAGAGTGATACGGAGTTGTACatactttgccaatgaagctcaacgttaacatgaggcaaagatattgatgattagaagtgacaatggcatcaaattcaagaactacaccttgaattAGTTTCTTAGCGATGAAGGGACCAAGCATCAATActccgcaccatatacccctcaacaaaatggtgttgcggaaaggaagaaccggactttgaTGCACGTGGCAAGGATCATGATGACGgagttcaaatctccgtataacttttgggccgaagccatcaacatcgCATGTCATGGATCTAATCGGATCTACcgtcgcaaaggcttgaacaagactccttatgcaATTCTTACTGGTAACAAGACCAACCGAATTACTttcgggtgttcggttgtaagtgtttcgttctcaagaaaggtgcttgttcgtctaaatttgaacctagagctcaagagggcacatttgttggttatgctacaaactctcgtgcttattgtgtcctcaacaagtctaaTGGACTCATTAAGGAgacatgtaacgtggagtttgatgagaataatggcccACAAGTGGAGGAAAgcagtctttgtgatgtaggtgatgaaattcctccccaagccataggaAGAATGGGTATGGGACAATTCctacccgttgaggaaccccttgtggccgaaggagaaggacaatgttccaatctagtggaaccatcaccgatgcaagacccacacgcttccgaagaacaaagtgaaggccctcaaccttgtgatcaagatcaagaacaagatcaacctcatgatggtggttcaccaggtgatgtccttgatcaagctcacacctccgagcaagctcaagatcaagagcaagctcacgATGGAGGTCAAGGTCACAAAAATGTTCCTCCTCAACTGTCCATGGAGGAGATTCTAGAAAGACGTGCCGCCAAGAATGCTGCCAAGCTTAAACATAAACAACACATCCTGGAGAATGTCTA includes:
- the LOC123449526 gene encoding protein CHROMATIN REMODELING 35-like produces the protein MDPTNCKRQKHEIGCDSSPSTQSLSTIISHNRSVRLRFLKEFKELKYGSVTEDYKAINRKRHELISTLEKLQLVPIKLPYASVALKSSNVTLHDEAQTGNNINSDNIIELDLYSVGYDTHATMDNTGAQKTVCLLDSDDEDMVHSFVDGNLSDSKQNNYFIQECMLAEQPCQYQDISSEAQLVVEPGKDSMDIDNEPKEIAFIDGHSTSEPQVIKQGQNDINIYAEGRDRERERREGEGEDVQSKQCVEKKNISVIDSYEISCEVIQSESTANGHYNHYDSNDNPVDDLDDLWNDMSIALACSKTIGSDHSIVPPENNNSEVVDRCHHDFLMKDDLGIVCRVCGLIQQHIESIFETNWKKRMQSNRTYAPEPRNYNDLEATTNPSGNILQVVSGALSIDPRHSEQMKPHQVEGFQFLIKNLADENNPGGCILAHAPGSGKTFMVISFVQSFLARYPTGRPLIILPKGIMATWRAEFLYWQTDEIPLYDFYSKGDNWSEQQQSKKRKCSEQQRPKKKIRSEQLKVLNMWEEKRSVLLLGYQQFAGIISDEDTSDAVAVMCREKLLKVPSLVILDEGHTPRNEQTNLLTALGSIRTPRKVVLSGTLFQNHVREVFNILNLVRPKFLKMEKSRAIVKRMLSKVDMLGKSARSKYTSDKYFYDVVEGNLKKDADDKMRVMIIQNLRELTADVLHYYKGELLDELPGLVDFTVFLNMSTEQEEILRSLMRLDNFSRKTACSAIYLHPCLKNIQNDEEKNRDIAVQKIDSIIKRGINIKVGAKAMFVYNLLCLSEAAGEKVLVFSRYLNPLVFLEMLLRRMKGWKPEVQMFKLNGKLTQEQRDKAVERFNRSADAKVLFGSIKACGEGISLVGASRVVILEVHENPSVTRQAIGRAFRPGQSKMVYCYRLVAADSPEEEDHKTALGKEWVSKMWFESNELCTNDDFQLASVDVSVSGDRFFESPELRQDVKSLHKR